A single window of Irregularibacter muris DNA harbors:
- the spoIIE gene encoding stage II sporulation protein E → MSYKLEALKPYERVHSGLNQSKVKNKQKTKFQFDAALQDLLLVFIGFFLARSIIMYDLSPFGFAFFSYIMATRRKKTWTVIGLLVGLFTVQSTLYIIRAVITLALTYWVMGKRVKASTKTWKIGLLSSLCVFSVGLVFQWIAGNYLYDFLLLVFESFITYILLFIYSSALPLITGQVKRKIVSNEELICSAILISLTLLGMSELSIYGYSIKNVLGITAIMLFARHLGSGAGAIIGIVVGVVTSLDHIVSPVIIGVYAFSGLMAGVFKDLGKIPVALGFVLGNAALTFYLNGSTEVFIHIQEILIAIILLLLAPRGIEERISSFKGIGDYRLEREKMYGERVREVTIERLRDYSKVFEQIGKSFEQSVASDPLLYQKDINDVFNRVSKEVCNQCSYYSKCWKLDFYNTYQSMFLLLNKIEKCSTIKQEDIPKSLSNKCLQPERITKVMSYLYEIYKSNQYWEKQVMESKNLVSQQLQGISEVIQDLSNDMRTDIVFRKEEEEEILIAFDKKEIPIQDVMVLQDGQGKYKVTLYGKPCQGKGYCDKTMGEIISKVLGKEMIMEQHLCKGNGLKNKCKVSFKEATNFVVTTGIVHSSKDAQEVSGDSYSNIPLHDGKYMLALSDGMGSGKRASRESRTTINLLEHFLEAGFNREIALKTINSILMLRSNDEMFSTIDLSIIDQYTAQTEFIKIGAVSTFIKRGEKVEMIASNSLPVGILDEVNIEVSRRQLEDGDFIIMASDGLLDANPFVEDKEKWVREQLIKIKSRNPQRIAHCLFEQARKESKNILKDDITILVAKIWKNK, encoded by the coding sequence ATGTCATATAAATTAGAAGCGTTAAAACCTTATGAAAGGGTGCATAGCGGACTTAATCAATCAAAGGTTAAAAATAAACAAAAAACAAAGTTTCAATTTGATGCTGCCCTTCAGGATCTTTTATTGGTATTTATAGGTTTTTTCCTAGCACGAAGTATTATCATGTACGACCTATCTCCCTTTGGATTTGCATTTTTTTCCTATATCATGGCTACGCGGAGGAAAAAAACCTGGACAGTAATAGGTTTACTGGTAGGATTATTCACCGTGCAAAGCACATTGTATATCATAAGGGCAGTGATTACTTTAGCTCTTACCTATTGGGTAATGGGAAAAAGAGTCAAGGCATCTACAAAAACATGGAAGATAGGCCTTTTAAGTAGTCTCTGTGTGTTTTCAGTAGGGTTGGTCTTTCAATGGATAGCAGGAAACTACCTTTATGATTTTTTATTACTGGTTTTTGAAAGTTTTATTACCTATATTTTGCTTTTTATTTATTCTTCTGCTCTGCCATTAATTACGGGACAAGTTAAACGCAAAATTGTTTCTAATGAAGAATTGATCTGTAGTGCTATTTTAATTTCCTTGACTTTATTGGGCATGAGCGAGCTAAGTATTTATGGATATTCTATTAAGAATGTTTTGGGTATAACAGCGATCATGCTCTTTGCTCGACACCTTGGTTCGGGGGCAGGAGCCATTATCGGTATTGTCGTCGGGGTGGTCACCAGCCTGGATCATATAGTATCCCCGGTGATTATCGGAGTATATGCCTTTTCGGGTCTTATGGCAGGGGTCTTTAAAGATTTGGGGAAAATCCCTGTTGCTTTGGGCTTTGTGTTGGGCAATGCGGCCTTAACCTTTTATCTAAATGGCTCCACAGAAGTCTTTATTCATATACAGGAGATTCTCATCGCCATTATCTTATTATTGTTAGCGCCTAGAGGAATAGAAGAAAGAATCTCTTCCTTTAAAGGCATAGGGGATTATCGCTTAGAGAGGGAGAAAATGTATGGAGAACGGGTGAGAGAAGTCACTATTGAACGGCTGAGGGATTATTCTAAGGTTTTTGAACAGATCGGAAAAAGCTTTGAACAATCTGTAGCCAGTGATCCCCTGCTCTATCAAAAGGATATCAATGATGTATTTAATCGGGTGTCCAAAGAAGTATGTAACCAATGCAGCTATTATTCCAAGTGCTGGAAGTTGGATTTCTATAATACCTATCAAAGCATGTTTTTATTATTAAATAAGATAGAAAAATGCAGTACCATAAAGCAAGAGGATATTCCGAAAAGTTTGTCCAATAAATGCCTGCAACCTGAGAGAATAACAAAAGTAATGTCTTATCTTTACGAAATTTATAAATCCAACCAATATTGGGAAAAACAGGTGATGGAAAGTAAAAACTTAGTATCTCAACAATTACAGGGTATTTCAGAGGTCATACAGGATCTAAGCAATGACATGAGGACAGATATTGTCTTTAGAAAAGAAGAAGAGGAAGAGATTCTCATTGCCTTTGATAAAAAAGAAATCCCTATCCAAGATGTTATGGTACTACAAGACGGTCAGGGAAAATATAAAGTAACCCTTTATGGAAAACCCTGTCAAGGAAAAGGATATTGCGATAAAACAATGGGGGAAATCATTTCTAAAGTCTTAGGAAAAGAAATGATTATGGAACAACACCTATGTAAGGGGAATGGATTAAAAAATAAATGCAAGGTTTCCTTTAAGGAAGCTACAAATTTTGTAGTAACTACCGGAATAGTACATAGCTCCAAAGATGCTCAGGAGGTGTCGGGGGACAGCTATTCCAATATCCCACTTCATGATGGGAAATATATGCTGGCCCTGAGTGATGGCATGGGCAGTGGCAAAAGGGCGTCACGGGAAAGTAGGACAACCATCAATTTACTGGAACATTTTTTGGAGGCTGGTTTTAACAGGGAAATCGCCCTGAAGACTATTAACTCCATATTGATGCTCCGCTCCAATGATGAAATGTTCTCTACCATTGATTTGTCTATTATTGACCAATATACTGCCCAGACTGAGTTTATTAAAATCGGTGCAGTATCTACCTTCATCAAAAGGGGAGAAAAAGTAGAAATGATTGCATCTAACTCCCTACCTGTAGGTATTTTAGATGAGGTAAACATTGAAGTCAGTAGAAGACAGCTAGAGGATGGTGATTTTATCATCATGGCTTCCGATGGATTGTTGGACGCCAATCCCTTTGTGGAGGATAAGGAAAAATGGGTGCGAGAGCAATTAATAAAAATCAAAAGCAGAAATCCTCAAAGAATTGCCCATTGCCTTTTTGAACAGGCTAGAAAAGAAAGTAAAAACATTCTCAAAGATGATATTACTATTTTAGTAGCTAAGATTTGGAAAAATAAGTAA